One Natator depressus isolate rNatDep1 chromosome 5, rNatDep2.hap1, whole genome shotgun sequence DNA segment encodes these proteins:
- the CCL28 gene encoding C-C motif chemokine 28 yields the protein MDLKLVTLFAALAFVVVQTSEATLFPVSFNCCTEVSHLVPRRLLRKVLKFEIQKDDGVCNIPAVILHVKHKKLCVSSHNKTIKKWMKRNRIKNRRRNGNLHSGKKRNTTRKNQIVVKQ from the exons ATGGATTTGAAGCTAGTCACTCTCTTTGCTGCTCTTGCATTTGTGGTTGTCCAAACATCTGAGG CTACTCTATTTCCGGTATCCTTTAACTGTTGCACGGAAGTATCGCACCTTGTGCCCAGAAGACTTCTAAGAAAAGTTCTAAAATTTGAAATCCAGAAAGATGATGGAGTGTGCAACATACCAGCTGTGAT CCTTCATGTAAAGCACAAGAAGTTATGCGTAAGCTCACATAATAAAACCATTAAGAAATGGATGAAAAGGAACAGAATCAAAAATCGTAGAAGAAATGGAAATCTTCATTCTGGGAAGAAAAGGAACACcacaaggaaaaatcaaattgTGGTGAAGCAGTAG